In Camelina sativa cultivar DH55 chromosome 17, Cs, whole genome shotgun sequence, the genomic stretch GGTTGCGGCCGTGTTCCTCTCTATCTATATCGGCCCTTTAACCGTCTCAATCTATGATCTATCTATCCGAACGCTTAATATGATGTTTGATTGATTCCCGTTCTAGATTGAAGACccggttttgattttttgttttttgtttttagggttttgcaaTATCGATTCTTGAATAATGGAGAAGCCTGCGAAGGAGGCAGCTGCGGCCCCAGTATCTTTATATTGGGACATAAAGAGGTTTCCGGTCCCCGAAGGCTATGATGCTCGTCGTGTGGGTCCGAGTATCAAACGGAATTTGAGGAAGTTAGGCTACAGTGGNNNNNNNNNNNNNNNNNNNNNNNNNNNNNNNNNNNNNNNNNNNNNNNNNNNNNNNNNNNNTTCTTTATAGCTAAATTCAGCATCGGCCCCAAGGATTGAGATCTCAACAAGACATTTCATTGAACTAAGATTGTATTTTTTGATTGATCTTGTTTTTTAAATGAGATGGAAAGACATAAAATGTATAACATTGTTTTGATAATACAAAAACAGTTTTACATTAGTTACAAATACATTAACATTGTTTTGACATTGTATAACATTCCTTTAATTCTTCTTGTTGTTCATCCCACAAGCTGTTTGGCTTCAAGAGTCTTCTCGTACTCTTCAATGGACTTGAAGAGCTCAGAGAAGTTGCCTTTACCAAAGTCACCACATCCTCCACTCTGGTAAGCCTTCCCTTCATCGTCTTTCATCATGCATCCTACTCTCTGgataatctctataaatatcGTCGGCCTACGAACACAATCAATCATAAAGAAAGACATTTTCTTAGAAAATCCGAACaatgtaatttgtttgttaaaacaCTGATTCTTTCCGCTGTACCTGTCACCAAGTGGTTTCGTGAAGATTTGAAGCAACGTCCCTTGATCATCTCTATCCACAAGGATCCCTAATTCCTCACACTCCTTGATCTGTTCGTCGCTGAGCACATCGCCAACACGTTTCTTCAGATTCTGGTAGTAAGTAGGCGGAGGAGAAGGCATGAAGTCAAATCCTCCAACGCTGcttctcttcctcatctctCTCAGAGTCCTGAATATGTCTTCACTCATTAAAGCCAGATGCTGTAGCCCTGCTCCTTCGTTGTGTTCCAGATAAGTCTGAATCTGACTCTTCCTCTTGGTCCCGTGAACCGGCTCGTTAATCGGTAGAAGAACCATTTCATCATTGCTAGCTAGCACAGCTGAGTTTAAACCGCTCTCTGCTGTTCCAACATCGTCTGCTGTGAACTCAGCGAATTGGTGAAAGCCAGTGAACCCTGCAATGTAAGTCAAAGCTGGACCAAGCTCTGGAACGTTTCCCACGGCGTGGTCAAGCCGCCGTAAACCGTAATCCACTGGAAACGACGACGTATCCTCCACAGGCTCAAATCCTGGCAAGAATTCGGATTTATCCTCTTTGTAACTGACATATCTGAGAACGACATCGCCGTATAGTTTAACCTCAGCGATCGTAACGGCTCCTCCATCGAGGACCATAGGAGGCGACGAAGGAATAGCGCCGTTAGAGACACTTACGGAGAAAGCTGACTCAGCGTCTTCTACTTCAATCGCAACAGCTCTTACGCCGAGACCATGCGAAGAGAAGAAGGAGCGGGAAGAGACGTGATCGAAGCTTGGGATGGAAGCTGTAGCGGTCGGTTTAATTTCTCCGGCGGTGAGAGACGGAGAGTAAGGAGCAGTGAAAAGGAATCTGAGGTCGCCGGAGGTGAGTAGGTAAGAGGCGTGAACCATGTTCCCGGTGGATAGATCGGATTTGGCGGAGAATCTCATCCCGAGACCCCATGAGAAGCGACGAGCAACGTTGGTGCAAAAGTACGGGATTACCAGAAGTGATACCTTCTATCACTTTGAATATTGCTTCAGGCGTATGAAGGTGAAAAGGGACGCTtctactaattttttttctgaatctcTAGTTCTTCGGTTGCTTTATCAATGGCATAAATCTCCATATCCATCTGACCATAATGTGTTAATGATTCCAGATCATTCTTAGATGCATCAAACTGAACAGAGCTTGAATGAGCTTCTTTGCAATAATCTTCAATGCTTGAAAAAAGATGACAAACTCCCTGCACGGGATTCACATATCAATGAAATGGACAGTTCTTTcaaacatttatttatgtgtttctgCAAGGTAAAGAATGAAGACGGAAAATTACAAGTGTCTGGTGCTGTATGACAGATTCTGACTTTATTTTTGACATTACAATTGGGTGTCCAAACCTAGGAAAAGGAAGAACATACAAGAGGTTCGCTATATTCATTCTGAACATTGCCGCTAGAAATTATACTTAACCCAGATCTGTCAGAGTTTTGCCATTACCGCTATAAGTAGGTCTACACTTTAAATCTAGCCTGGAAAACTACTCTATCTTAATGGGTCAAAAAACAAGCAAACGTCACATACATATCTAAAATCCGAGTCCTTCAAGCAAAACGTCAGACTAAACATCATTTTGAACAATAGTTATACTAACCAGTTTGAAGATTAAACAAACTTAACAAAAACGTAAAAAGCACAATACCTCAGAACGATAAGAGGTTAAATGCCAAAATGCAACGACGAACAAACATTCCCAAGTTGCTGTTGGGATCCAAAATAATCTGATCGTCTTGCACAACTCCTGAATCAGGGCTCCCAAGTATTCCTACAAGCAAAGAAATGATAACTCATAAGATGCAAACATGATgagggaaagaagaaaataaaacagtttAAGCAGCTAACCTCGCATGTCATTAAAGAAATTCGATAGGTCATCAGGTGAAGCCAAAGAAGAGAATCTATTGGTTAAATGGTCAGTAAGCCACGCATCCATCTCTTCACCAACATCCCTCAGCTGATTAATAAGCTCTTCCAGCTTCGGCTCAAATATATCATCGCAAGACTGGAGCATGAATATCTCAATCTCGTCAgggaaaataacattttgttaaCACACAAAATCCACACTCCGTCTACTAAAATAAGCGGATAAAGCTACATACGAAACTCGACACAACAGCATAGCTTCGAGTATAGGAGACGGGCAAGGAAACTCTGAATTAAACCTCAAAACCTATAAGACAATGCAATTAAAAGGGAGAATAAGAGGAGTGAAACCTTAGTGAGAGAGAGCAAGTAGAGGCCGAGACGGTTGTGCTGAGAAACGGAAGAGAAAGGGAAAGGGAGAGACATCTGAGCCGACGGAGCGTATATCTGCAGGAGAATGCAAACGGAGATCTTGTGTGGAGTTACCGCAAAAGCACCGGCTGTTCTCGTTAATCCGGCCATCTCTCTCCGTCGCTTAAACACTCACTCTCTCGCCGGATATTTCCTCCGACGAGCAGCCGGGATTAGGGCACTTTATTTTGaggatttattttgaaattttgaaccgggaaaagaaaaaaagaatctcacGCCTTTTCACAAACTTTAAGAACCGGTTATTTCAAGTCGGTAAGGGATCGAATCGTACTGACCGGAATTTAAAACTTTGCTAGTTTACAAAACGAGAGCGGAATTTAATTCGTAAaatgatttaataattaaatggtCAGGCAAAAAACTCAGACACAGTCCTACCACCCGAGGAGTGTTGccaacatacaaaaaaaaaaataactttaaaagaTAACTGTAGGTTGTTTTCGAATTtctatttaatacaaaaatataatttgatttttcttgaaaTCATAATTTAGTGCAAGTGGTTTGATATCAAGtagcaaaattattaaaatttcttATCTGTTTTTTCCTATATTTATCGCTAacattttatcattattttaatcaaataattttaagtaaaatagacaaacaacattgttattaatttttgtcGAACGAATCAGGAAAAACTAGAGGAAACAACTCACCAAGAATataatccaaacaaaacaaaaaaccaggACATACAATTTCGATAACCAGTTCATCAATTCTGAAAATTTGATAGCGATCCAAGTTGCTAACCTAAACAATATAAGATGGCAGTACAATTCAGAACTAAATAAACTGAAAATATTCTTCTTGAAAAGTTTAACCTATCGCCAAGAAAATTTATAAGAGATGAATAGAgttcaaaacaacaaatttagTTCCTGAGATTGATTAGGTTCCCACTTCCCCTCAAGATTACACTTTTTCATTAGAATCATAGATCGTGATTCCCATCGGAGAGAGAACAATAATACATtgcattattttcattttttttttttggataatttaaAGTccacttattttaaaataagccCAATAAAATGAGATAaagttttaggaaaaaaatgatatggAATAAAGTAGACTTATTATAAGTTGATATAATGTATGATGAATTgtattatttgaaatgttttcgttcattgaatattttattgAGGTGTCAGTCAAGCTGAGTTGTGAGATGCTGGAGAcatagttttattgtattgattgaaACTAAAATTACACTAGGATTGGTGAACGGTAAAGGCCGACATACAAACTGTAAGCCCATTAAAGCGAAGCCCATtttcaaccatatatatatttttggctgCGGCAATTGTAACTTATCTTCTCTTTCGATCAGGGATTTCGAAACCCTAGTCTAGTCGATATCGAGATCCAACCAAACCCAGATCTGCTGCTTATAATATCTCTCAGGTAAATTAATTCTCGCTCCTTAATCTCATGTTTCTTAGAAAATTCATCGATTAATTGCGTAGGTAGAACCCTACAAGTTATATATTTCCACACAAGTATTTGAAAAGTTGTATTTGCGATCGAAACGGTTTGAAAAGTTGTATTTGCGATCGAAACGGTTGCGGCCGTGTTCCTCTCTATCTATATCGGCCCTTTAACCGTCTCAATCTATGATCTATCTATCCGAACGCTTAATATGATGTTTGATTGATTCCCGTTCTAGATTGAAGACccggttttgattttttgttttttgtttttagggttttgcaaTATCGATTCTTGAATAATGGAGAAGCCTGCGAAGGAGGCAGCTGCGGCCCCAGTATCTTTATATTGGGACATAAAGAGGTTTCCGGTCCCCGAAGGCTATGATGCTCGTCGTGTGGGTCCGAGTATCAAACGGAATTTGAGGAAGTTAGGCTACAGTGGTCCTGTCACCATCATTGCCATTGGCGTACTAACAGAGGTCCCCCTTGACATCCTTGAATCCCTCTATTCTACTGGGATCACTTTTAAGAACGTGGGCTGCACTCCCAGAGACGCTATGAGTCTATTCATTGTCAAAAATGGTACTGTTCCAGCCCCCGATAATATGATGTTCCTATCCGCTCCACCAAACTGCTTTCAGCCATTCTACTATACGGATGTTGAAAAGTTACGTAAGAAGGGACACTACACTAGTTTACTGTTTGCACGTAATTCTCAAGAACAAAAGTGCCTCTGGGAAGATAACTTGCTTCTGGCAGGTGAGTTTGTGCGTCTTTGGCTTGTTCAATTCTGATTGGATTATGTTGCTGAACTAGCTGCTAATTATTCCCACAGATCCAGGGGTACTCGAGGGGGCAAAGTGCGGTGAAACCGGTAAACCTTCCTTTTGGGATTGCGATGTGTGCCATGGTCTTCGTGGCTACGGCTTTGAAAATTTTCTCACCCATCTTTCTACTCAGCAACATAAACAATTGGTAATTAAGCATCCTAGCTGAGTTTTTTCATGGTCTAACTACTTTTTGACTCAAGCAAACTCTTACTAATCCCCCATGTCCACTTGATGATTCAAGCAGTTTTCCCGCTGGAATACATATGCCACCTTTGACTCTCACTCGAAATCACACTCGAAATCTGACTCTGGCGTGGAGGCTCCTAAAAGCATAGTGCGCAGGACAATATTGAGTAAAAGTCGAGGTCTTTTTTCCCGGACAATGCTACAATTAGGGTGAGTGAAAAGCAGCCAAAAGCCCTGTTTTAATATCTATCTGAAAACGTTGAGATTTctaatcttttgatttcttgatgTAAACTAAAACATTGTAGGCTTACTACCGAAAGTAACCACAAGAAGAGTAGGCTTACTACCGAAAGTAACTACAAGAAGACTACCGAAAGTAACTACAAGAAGAGTAGGCTTACTACCGAAAGTAACTACAAGCAGACTACCGAAAGTAACTACAAGAAGGGGAGGCTTACTACCGAAAGTAACTACAAGAAGCGTAGAGTAGCCTTAGGCTTACTACCGAAAGTAACTAACGACAAGGAAGAGTAGTTACTACCGAAAGTAAGTAACTACAAGAAGGGTAGGACGTGAAAATGAAGAGTACATGTCCCTTGGTGTTGTTCTTCTCTGACTCATTTTGGTTTGGTGTGAAACTGTGAATGGTTTGTTCTACTTCTTGCCGGCTTGTTCTATTATGTAACTTATTGTTTAAGTCTCGTCGGCAAGAGTTGGGTTCACTTATAATATAACTTATGCTTATTTAAGTCtcgctttgttttgttttaaagttaatCACTTAATTGTATCCCGGAtactagtatattttatttatctaccggtgttaaaatattatttactgTAAAGTAAGGATGTTTGACTTatctacaaatattatttttgtacttttcaaaatttagtgGAAGAAGTGCTGTGCGACGTTTAGATAATTGTGATTTTAAACCTAAGAATAGGATGTTATTAttgatctttttaaaaaaactgagATGGACCGATAACATCCCACAAGCTGTTTGGCTTCAAGAGTTTTCTCGTACTCTTCAATGGACTTGAAGAGCTCAGAGAAGTTGCCTTTACCAAAGTCACCACATCCTTCAGTAAGCCTACCCTCCATCTTTTACATTGCGCAGAAGATATTCATACCATCATCTACCCTCTTGGACTTGTAAAATCCGTTTATCACTGCATTTGGGAAGCAACCTTTTTACATACTTGAGAGTGTAACACTTAACTTTATATAGATcaatactaataatatattcGCTGAATAAAAAACATCAGATCTTTCCACCGCACAGTACTGAATATGTATGTCTGGCTTATTTTGGATATATGTTAATGCTTTGTTTCTGACACTTGAACACTTTACAGTTTTGCTTGGATTTGATATGatatcaattttataaaatgctAGATAATGGTACTTTTCAATTAAGagaaagaaatcaacaaaaatattttaaaaatcccaaaatggTATTTGAAgaaataaacattaattaatgGTAAAGGATAATTATAggtcaaacttttaaaataaaattgaacattTCCCAAAACTTAGTACAAATTTGGTAAAGACTTGAGAGTCAAAAtactcaaatttaaaaacaatgacCATTGACCGGAAAATGAGAGGAAAAAATTGGAGAATTTtgttagttgttgttgttggtcagGTTGTATACTCTATATAATTATCGATTAGGTGATAAGGTTTACATATCTGGAAATTGAGAGTAAGtgtaaaacttatatataaattataaataaaatgattaggaaacaacaaagcagaaagaaagagagagtgattagagagagagagagagcaaaaaagAAGGGatttagagagaagagagattacAAGAAAAACGCCCAAAGCTGTtaactttgctttttttttttcttttttttttggccatttCCTTCCCTTCCCTTCATctctcttccttccttctccctTCGTCTCCATCAAgcaaccctctctctctctcttcatcatcatcgcgGAGGAGACGACGATCGTTGTACGCGACGAGCTCTAGAGAGGGTTGAGATTGAGTTTTTTGTAGGTGAGATNttcttttttttttggccatttCCTTCCCTTCCCTTCATctctcttccttccttctccctTCGTCTCCATCAAgcaaccctctctctctctcttcatcatcatcgcgGAGGAGACGACGATCGTTGTACGCGACGAGCTCTAGAGAGGGTTGAGATTGAGTTTTTTGTAGGTGAGATTGATTAGACGGGTATTgtattattctctttttcttcttcgtttttttttttttgtatctgaatttggattttgtttttggatagAAACGGTGTGGTCTCTAGATTCATGTTTTGTTTGCCTTCTGGGGTTCATTATATTCCCTTGCCGCATTTTAGTTTccttaaatttcaaatttttttctaacaattcGAGGAGATAACATACATTTGGGCAGATCGCTCatctgggtttttgtttttcatttgtaAATTCTGAGTCTGATAAAAAAATTGTGAGctttgattattgtttttggCCTCCCTTGTTTGTGCCCCCATTTCTTTTTTCGATTTTGCATGTAGGAAGAAGTATCCATTTTCTGGCTATATATATCAGATGTTGTCAATGTAGTTGGATcatgtgttttttcttgtttgagaattttgattttgaatttgttgTATTCTCTGGGTTTCTGCTTGATGTTTCTTGATACATGGAACTATACGTTTTGTGTTTATTATTGGTAGTTTGTGAGTGAAAGCTGTACCTTTAATAGTAAACTGGGCTAGTAGAAGATCACGTTTTTGGCTCACACATCTGGTCCTATCTCCGTTGCATCTATACTCAGTTACTTAATCTATTTCAGGAGCCAAAGATTATCAACCATCTAGTATTGAAGAAGTAAAACAAGAATGCGCAAGTGGATCTGTTGTAGATGTCAAATGGACGACTCAAATGAAGAGCAACAACTCAAAAGTTCGCAGCAGCAGCAGTCTGATGGTATGTTTATCTAGATCCTACTTAGTAGCTCAAGTATTCTAATTACGCATGGTTTACGGTTTTCTTTgagggatttttttttcatgaaatttAGTCGAAACTTTGAGCATTTAATGACTTAATATTGTGTATCTATGAAGTTGGTTTTCGATTTATGCTTATCATGTTGAGTGTCTTCATGTATGTAGCAAATCATAAGAATCCAAAACCAGCACCCGTTGCAAAACAGGAGGTGAAGAAGGAAGCTCTTCCGATNNNNNNNNNNNNNNNNNNNNNNNNNNNNNNNNNNNNNNNNNNNNNNNNNNNNNNNNNNNNAATCCGACGAGCTTGAATCCCGGCGAAGATTCCGCAGCGCTGTCGTCTTCGTCGTTGTGCTGCTGAGTATCTGAAACGGCGGCGTTTTTGTGGCCCATTGATTTCACCAACTCTGCTATGGAACTGAGTCTGTATCGTTGAGCTTGATGCTGAAACGAGATAGATTAAAGGATTTTCTGATTATAATATTATGACTGAGAATGGCAGCAGGTCAAACAGATGTTGACCGTCACTGGACATCGAAGTGTACACGTGTACGGTCCGGTTTTGATTAAAATGAGGATACACGTTTCGTGAACCTCCCTGCTTGCGCTCTTTGGCTCATCCTTGTCCAGTTACGGATTGCTCACGTGTAGGGAGGGCTTATCTACCGGTTAGATATCATCAGTGGGCATTTTTCCAATATCTCTGAAACGTCAGCGTTTTGGTGGCCCATTGATTTCACCAACTCTGCTATGGAGCTCGATGCTAACGATTGAcagacaaataaaataaaggatttCTAATTAACGATTGACTGAGAGAAAACACGTGTACGGTCCgcttttgatttataaaaaagataCGTTCCGTGATGGATCTCCCTGGCTCTTGTGGGACCTGTCCAAGTCCAATCCAACCACAAGATAGGGATGATGAGGCAAAGACAGAATCGCACAAgcgaaaaaaatatatatacatacactatTTAGGTTTCGAACCCTCGTGGTCATGAAAATATAAGTGCATCAAGACCACTGGCCTTAGAAAACTTTAGATGAAAATGGCCGAAGTTCAATCTAAATTTTACGGTTACAAGCCACCACGCATCAGCTATGAATAAAAAGTCAAGCATGGTCAATAAGTCCAATCAACTCACAAACAtagttactttttaaaaaaaaaatatttgatttattagcATTAAAGAAAATGGCTTGGTCTATCTTGATTATTAATGTATGTAATCACCATTTTTGTATACTAATAGTTACCTTTTCAATCTAGATCCGCACATCTTTTGAACAGAGGCATggttaacatttattaaaatttgaaagtcaactattaaaatttattggTATGATATAATACCATTTTAGCGGAAACTCTGCAAGTTTGGATTGAATTTAGAACAGTGAAGGTAGTGAACTATTTGTTCTAATTGCTGGTGATCAGtgttatcttata encodes the following:
- the LOC104759097 gene encoding 4-hydroxyphenylpyruvate dioxygenase-like, whose amino-acid sequence is MFRMNIANLLYVLPFPRFGHPIGVCHLFSSIEDYCKEAHSSSVQFDASKNDLESLTHYGQMDMEIYAIDKVSLLVIPYFCTNVARRFSWGLGMRFSAKSDLSTGNMVHASYLLTSGDLRFLFTAPYSPSLTAGEIKPTATASIPSFDHVSSRSFFSSHGLGVRAVAIEVEDAESAFSVSVSNGAIPSSPPMVLDGGAVTIAEVKLYGDVVLRYVSYKEDKSEFLPGFEPVEDTSSFPVDYGLRRLDHAVGNVPELGPALTYIAGFTGFHQFAEFTADDVGTAESGLNSAVLASNDEMVLLPINEPVHGTKRKSQIQTYLEHNEGAGLQHLALMSEDIFRTLREMRKRSSVGGFDFMPSPPPTYYQNLKKRVGDVLSDEQIKECEELGILVDRDDQGTLLQIFTKPLGDRPTIFIEIIQRVGCMMKDDEGKAYQSGGCGDFGKGNFSELFKSIEEYEKTLEAKQLVG
- the LOC104754816 gene encoding anaphase-promoting complex subunit 5-like, which translates into the protein MAGLTRTAGAFAVTPHKISVCILLQIYAPSAQMSLPFPFSSVSQHNRLGLYLLSLTKSCDDIFEPKLEELINQLRDVGEEMDAWLTDHLTNRFSSLASPDDLSNFFNDMRGILGSPDSGVVQDDQIILDPNSNLGMFVRRCILAFNLLSF
- the LOC104754815 gene encoding uncharacterized protein LOC104754815, with protein sequence MEKPAKEAAAAPVSLYWDIKRFPVPEGYDARRVGPSIKRNLRKLGYSGPVTIIAIGVLTEVPLDILESLYSTGITFKNVGCTPRDAMSLFIVKNGTVPAPDNMMFLSAPPNCFQPFYYTDVEKLRKKGHYTSLLFARNSQEQKCLWEDNLLLADPGVLEGAKCGETGKPSFWDCDVCHGLRGYGFENFLTHLSTQQHKQLFSRWNTYATFDSHSKSHSKSDSGVEAPKSIVRRTILSKSRGLFSRTMLQLGLTTESNHKKSRLTTESNYKKTTESNYKKSRLTTESNYKQTTESNYKKGRLTTESNYKKRRVALGLLPKVTNDKEE